In Nisaea acidiphila, the DNA window TGGGAGAGGCCGGGCAGGAAGCTGAGCTGCAGGGTGCCGATCACCGCGCCGTCCATTTCGACAACGGCGAGATACTGGTTCGCATCCTTCGAGATTGCCGAGAATGCCTGCCGGTAGCACTCCGCGACGGGAACGCTGATGTCCTCTCGCTGGCGGCCCAGTTCGTCGTCGGCGAGCATTTCGATAATGGTGGGCAGGTCTGATTCGATGGCGCGGCGGAAGTTGAGAGAAGGCACGGGATGGCTCGCTAGGTAAGGGTCGGCGGATCCTCTCTATAGCCCGGCGTCACTTGGTGCGCGAGACGTAAACCCCGTCCCAGTCATCGGGCGGCGGGTTTTCCTTCGCTTCGGCGATGCGCAGATCGTAAAGGCCGTAGAATTCGTCCAGCTTTTCCCCGAGTTCGGCCGCAAGCCTCCGGGCGGATGCCGCATATTCCGCTGCATCGTCCCAGCACTTTTCCCGGTAGGCCGCGATCATCGCGGCGTTATCTCCGGTCAGGCTCCGGAAAGTCGGGTTTGCCGCTTTCTCCCGGTCGCCGAGAACGGTGAAGATCCGTATCGGAACCGTCTTGCCTTTCACCGTGATCAGGTCGAGTTCGAGCACCGCATAGTCAGGTACCTCGTCTTTGGTGCTCTCGCTGATCACGATCTCGACGCCGTAGGTCTTGCACTGGCCTTCGAGGCGGGATGCGAGGTTCACCGTGTCGCCGAGGGCGGAATAGTCGAAGCGCTGGTCCGAGCCGACATTGCCGACGCAGGCCTCGCCGCTATTGAGGCCGATGCCGATGCCGAGCTCGATATCCGGCTGCTTCTTCGCCGCCGCTTCCAGCTTCAGCTCCGAGTTCAGCAGGACCAGCCGCTCGCGCATGGCTAACGCGGAGTCGACCCCGAGCCGACCGTGCTCCGGAACGTCCAGCGGAGCGTTCCAGAAGGCCATGATGCAGTCGCCCATATATTTGTCGATGGTGCCTTCCCGGCTCATGATGATGTTGGTCATCGGTGTCAGGAAGCAGTTGATCAGGTGCGTCAGTTCCTCGGCGTTCAGCCGTTCCGAGATCGTCGTGAAGCCGCGGATGTCGCAGAACAGCAGGGTCAGCGGCCGGATCTCGCCGCCGAGCCGAAGCTGGCCCGGATCCTCGGCCAGCCGTTCGATCAGGGCGGGCGCCATATACTGGCCGAAAGCAGTGCGGATTTGCTTGCGCTCCCGCTCGGTCGAGACGAAGCGCAGGAACGATGCGCTGGTATAGACCGCGATTCCCATGATGCCCGGATAGATCGGGTCGAGCAGCAGATTCTGGTCGGTATAGGCGTACCAGCTCGCGGCGACTCCCCCGCCGACGATCCCCAGACTGAAGATGGTCGCCGGCAGGGTCGCGATCTGCGGCAGGGCGAACAGCAGGACGATCAGAAGCCCGAGAAAGAGCAGCAGCAGCACTTCAAGGCCGTCGGCCCAGTCGGGGCGGTGCAGGAAATCGCCGTAGAACGCCTGCTCGAGGATTTGGGCATGGACCGTGACGCCGGCCGCGTTGGGGTCGAGCGGCGTGGTCTGTTGGTCCTTGAGCCCGACGGCGCTGGTCCCGATGAGCGCGATCGCGCCTTCGAGCCGCGGGAGAGGTTGCTCGGCAGCCATCACCTGCCAGGCCGGGAGGGAGCGCGCGGCGACCGGACCGCTGTCATGCAGCAGGACCCTCCCGCCCTTGTCCGTCGGGAGCACCAGTTCGCCGACCTTGATCTCGACGATCCCGGTCGCCTCTCCGAACGCCTCCTCGCCGCTGGCGCCGGAAGATTTCACCACGAAGGTCGAGGCGCCCTGGGCGACGCGGAGGATCTCCGCCGTGAGCGACGGATAGAGTTTGCCTTTATGGGCGACAAGCATCGGTACCCGGCGCACGACTCCGTCGCTGTCCGTGATCGCGTTCAGACTGCCGATGCCGGTCGCAGCCTCGTCGATCGGTTTCAGATTGGCGACGGCGCCTTCGAAATCGGTCAGGAACTGGATCGGATCGTCCCCGGCCATGGCGAAGCCGGCGCGGCTCGGCGGGGCAGACCCTGTATCCTGCTGGGTCAGGATGAAACCCGCGACCGTCGCCGCCGGAATCGCGGCCATGGTTTCGGCGAAATGGAGATCGTGGTCGAGCGCGCCGCTCTCCCGTATCAGGTTCCAGACCTGGCCGGTCGCGTCCCGGCTCGCGAGATCGCCGAGCAGCCGCGACGGGGATGTCCGGTCAGGTTCGGAAAACACGACGTCGTATGCGATCAGCGCGGCGCCGTGGTCGCTGAGCCGCTGGACCAGTTCCGCGACCTCGATGCGCGGCCAGGGCCACTGGCCATGGCGTTTCAGTGTCTCCTCGTCGATATCGATGACCACCACGGGCGCGTCCTGATAGGGACGTGGTGCCAAGCGCTGGTAATTGTCGAAGATGCGGAGCCGGAATTCCTCCAGCAGGATCGGGTCGGCGATGCGGAAACCGACGGCCGACAGCAGGATCAGGAGCGGAAAGATCAGCTGAAGTTTCTTGCCGCCCAGAATTTTCATGCCCGCTCGCTGCTCCAGCTCCTACCACGACCTATTTTGTCATGGATGTAGGGGCTAGGATACTGATTCAGGCTGATTTTGCGAGCCCAGGCGATTGCGGGGGGCGACGTCGCGGCGTAGAGTCCGGCGAGTCTTTCTTGAGAGACGCGATGATCGAATATGGCGGATTGCGGGACCTGCTGCGCGAGCGCGGCCACGAAGTGCCGGACGGAGAACCCGGAGGGGACGCGTTGCGGGACCGTCCCGACCGTGCGCTGGTTTCCGCGGGTCTCGTCGGCGAGGCCGAGATGGCGGAGGCTCTCGCGGCCTATCTCGGTGTCCCGTTTGCCGGCACGGAACGTTTCCCGGCGGCACCTCTCGAAGCGGGCGGAGCCACGCTCTCCTTTCTCCGCCAATCCCGGATTCTCCCGGTGGAGGAGAGAGCGGATCTTTTGATCCTCGCGGTGGCCGATCCTCTCGACCGCAGTGCGCTTCAGGCGATGGAGCTGCTCGTCGGCAAGGAGATCAGGCTCGAAGTCGCGAGCCCTTCCGATCTCGACCGCGCGTTCGACCGGCTTTACGGACAGGGTGCCGATACCGCGCTGGCGCAACAGGGAGAGAAAGCGGCGGCGACGGGTGAGGACGGACCGGCGGTCCGGCTGCTCGAAGATCTGGTGCGTACCGCGATCTCGAACCGAGCCTCCGACCTGCATCTGGAACCTTCCGGCGCCGGGCTCCGGTTACGTTACCGGATCGATGGCCGGCTGATGGAACTCGGCGCCCGCCCGCCCGCTTATCTGACGGATATGCTGGTCGGGCGCATCAAGGTGCTATCCGGTCTCAACATCGCCGAGAAGCGCCTGCCGCAGGATGGCCGCGCCAGCATGTCGGTGGCGGGGCGGAAGATCGATATCCGGGTCTCGACGGCGCCGACCCTGAATGGGGAGAGTGTCGTGCTCCGCCTGCTCGATCCCGAGCGCGGTCCGACCGATATAGAGAGGCTCGGTCTCGCACCGCCGGTCGCCGAGGCCCTGACCGCCGTGCTCGCCGCACCGCACGGGATGGTGCTGGCGACCGGTCCGACCGGCAGCGGCAAGACCACCACGCTCTATGCCGCGCTCCGGCGGCTCAATCTCGCCGAGCGCAAGATCGTGACGCTGGAAGACCCGATCGAATACCGGCTCGACGGGGTAAACCAGATCCAGGTCAATCCGCGCATCGGGCTCGGTTTCGCCAATCTACTCCGCTCCGTGCTGCGGCACGATCCCGACGTCATCATGGTCGGCGAGATCCGCGACGAGGAGACTGCGCGCCTTGCGGTGCAGGCGGCTCTGACCGGGCACCTTGTGCTCTCCACCCTGCATACCAACGACGCGCCCGGTGCGGCCGCGCGGCTGATGGATATGGGGATCGAGCCTTATCTGCTGAGTGCGTCCCTGCGCGCGGTGCTGGCGCAGCGCCTTGTTCGGCGGCTCTGCCCAGAATGCGGCGGCAAGGAGCGAGTGGAAGAGGTTGCCGCAACCCGGCTCGGCCTGCCTTCCGGCAGCGAAATCGGCAAGGCGGTCGGCTGCCCGCGTTGCCATCAGACCGGGTATCGGGGGCGACTGGTTCTGTCGGAAATCATGCCTATGGACGAGCTTCTCGAGGCTGCCATCGCCGGGCGGGCTGACGCATCCCGTCTGCGCTCGGTCCTGGATAAGGATCTCTCCATGCTGGCCGACGCACGTCGCCGTTTGCTTGCCGGAGAGACAACGGCGGGCGAGGTGCTGGCCGTGCTCGGCGGCGCCCGGGCCTGAGATGGTGGCAGTGCGCGGCGACCTCCGGCTGTTCTTCCGGCAGCTTTCCACCCTGCTCGACGCCGGCCTTCCCGCCGACCGCGCTTTTCGCGTGCTCGCCGGGGACCGGGCAATGGCCGGTCTTGCAGGTGTCGCGGGAAAGATTGCCGCCCGGCTCGAAGCGGGGGAGAGTCTCTCTTCCGCCATCGGAGAGGCGGGCGAGCCGTTTGACGGTTTCGACCGGGCGGTGATCGCGGCATCGGAGAAAACCGGAGAACTCGGTCCCGGCATTGCCGCGCTCGCCCGTCATCACGAGACACGTCATGCGGATCGGGAAAAACTGCGCACGGCGCTGACCTACCCTGCGGTTCTGACTGTGGCCGCGATCGGCGCTATCACGGCCCTGATGGTCTTCGTCATCCCCCGCTTCGAGCCGATCTTCCGTCAGGGCGGAACGGACATGCCGGCCCTGACGCAAGGCCTGCTCACGCTCTCCGAAGCGGTCCGGGATTACGGCTGGATTGCGCTCGTCCTGGCCGGAACGCTCCTCGCCGGGCTGTTCACGCCCGCCGGGCGCCGCCAGGCCGACGAGGCGCTACTGCGCATGCCGGTGTTCGGCCGTCTGCTGGAAAGCATCGAGATCGAACGATGGACGCGCGGCCTCTCCCTGCTCGCGGGCCGCGGCGTGCCGTTGCCGGATGCACTCGTCGTTGCGTCGGCTCTGTTCTCCAACGGTGTGATGCGGGAGGCAGCTGAGCAGCTTGCGGCCCGGGTGCGCGAGGGGCGGACATTGTCCGCGGCCGCCGCCGAGAGCGGGCGCTTTCCCGACGCGGCCCTGCAGCTGATTCGTATCGGCGAGGAGAGCGGAAGCCTCGATCTCATGCTGGCGCGGACGGCGGATTACCATGGCGAGGAAGCGCGCGGCCGGCTTACGCGGCTGACAGCGTTGATCGAGCCGTTCATCATCATAGTATTGGGCGGCGTGGTCGCCACGGTGGTCATCGCGCTGATGCTGACCGTGACAAGCCTGAACGACGCGATGCTCTGAGACGGGCCCAAGGGGGACGCATGAATCGGACGAAACGCAAGCGCCAGGGCGACGAGGGCTTCACCTTGCTTGAACTGCTCGTGGTGCTGGTGATCCTCGGCCTGCTCGCGGCCTTGGTCGGCCCCCGCGTGATGGGTGTGCTGGGCAAGGCGAAGGGTGACGTCGCCGCGGCCCAGATGGAGAATCTCGCCACGGCGCTCGATCTCCTGCATCTCGATACCGGGCGTTATCCCAGCACCGAGGAAGGCCTTGCGGCGCTGGTCTCCCGGCCTTCGGGGATGGGGCGCTGGAACGGGCCCTATCTCCAGGGCGAGGAAGTTCCGCTCGATCCGTGGTCGCGGGCATACGATTACCGCCAGCCGGGTGGGAACGGCGCGCCCTACCGCTTGACGAGCTTCGGGGCGGACGGCGCTCCCGGCGGCGAGGGCGAGGATGCCGATCTCAGCAGACCATGAGCCGGGACGGCGGATTTTCCCTGCTTGAAACCCTGGTCGGCCTGACGCTGATCGCACTGGTCGCGACCTTGCTGGCGGAGACCCTCGGTGCCGGGATTTTCGCGTCCTCGCGTGCCGGCCGGACCGCCGAGGCTATGAGCGCCGCGCGCTCGGTGCTGGCGGAACTCGGTGTCAGCCGTCCGCTTCACTCCGGCGAACTGACCGGAGATCTGGACGGCGGGGGAGAATGGACGGCGACCGTCACCGAACGCGGCGGAACCGACTCTTTCATCAGCTACGATATTGCGCTGGCGGTCCGCCTTGGCGGAGCGGAGATCGCGCTTGATGCCGTCAGGACGCTTCCGGTTGGAGTGAAAAGGTGAAGCCGCGGCGGGACCGGGAAGCCGGGTTCACGCTCCTGGAATTTCTGGTGGCGCTGGCGCTGATCGGTCTTGTTTCGGTGCTCGCGACCGGCCTCGTCCGTTTCGCCCTCGACGGCGAGAGGCGTCTCGCGGCGCGGGTAGAGGTTATCGGGGACCGTATCGCGCTCGAGCGGCGGCTCCGGCGAGAGATGAACGCGGTGCTGCCGCTCCTCGATTATGATTCAAGCCGCCCGGAGAGCAGCTTTTTGGGCGACGCGCGCAGCTTCCGTTTTGTTGCTGCCGGCGCCGAAGGTCCACGCGGCCGCGTCTTCGCGATTTCCGAAGAAGGCTCCATCAGGCTGACTGAGGGACGGTTCGCCGAGGACGTCGCGAGTTTCGATGCCGGCGCCGGGACATTTTCCTATTTCGGCCGAAAGAGCGCGGAGGAAGCACCTGCCTGGCATGACATCTGGCGCGGCGAGCGCACGACGCCCCGCCTTCTCCGTCTCACGCTTGAAGACGGTCCGGCCATTGTCGTCGCGGTTCCAGTCGAAAGGGCGGATCAGTGAGTGGGCGTCCGGGAAATGCCGAGCGCGGCACGGCGATGCTGCTTGCGCTCGTCATCCTCGCGGTCGCGTCCGGTCTGCTTGTCGGTCTGACCGGTCTCGGCCGCACGGCTGTCGGCTCGGCCTCGGTCGCGGTAGAGCGATCGCGGAACGCGGTTCTGCTTGAGAGCGCGGTGCAGGCCGTGATCCCGGAACTTTTCGACGCCGATCTCGCGGAGAGTCTGGGTGAGCGCATTTCCGCCCGCGAGGTGAATATCGGCGGGGAAACCGTCGAAGTGCGGGTCGCGGATATTTGCGGCCGATGGGACCTCAATCACGGCGATCTCGATGTGCTCTCGGAAATGCTCGCCGGTCTCGGGCTCGAAAAGGTGCGCGCTT includes these proteins:
- a CDS encoding PulJ/GspJ family protein — protein: MKPRRDREAGFTLLEFLVALALIGLVSVLATGLVRFALDGERRLAARVEVIGDRIALERRLRREMNAVLPLLDYDSSRPESSFLGDARSFRFVAAGAEGPRGRVFAISEEGSIRLTEGRFAEDVASFDAGAGTFSYFGRKSAEEAPAWHDIWRGERTTPRLLRLTLEDGPAIVVAVPVERADQ
- a CDS encoding PulJ/GspJ family protein, giving the protein MSRDGGFSLLETLVGLTLIALVATLLAETLGAGIFASSRAGRTAEAMSAARSVLAELGVSRPLHSGELTGDLDGGGEWTATVTERGGTDSFISYDIALAVRLGGAEIALDAVRTLPVGVKR
- a CDS encoding GspE/PulE family protein translates to MRDAMIEYGGLRDLLRERGHEVPDGEPGGDALRDRPDRALVSAGLVGEAEMAEALAAYLGVPFAGTERFPAAPLEAGGATLSFLRQSRILPVEERADLLILAVADPLDRSALQAMELLVGKEIRLEVASPSDLDRAFDRLYGQGADTALAQQGEKAAATGEDGPAVRLLEDLVRTAISNRASDLHLEPSGAGLRLRYRIDGRLMELGARPPAYLTDMLVGRIKVLSGLNIAEKRLPQDGRASMSVAGRKIDIRVSTAPTLNGESVVLRLLDPERGPTDIERLGLAPPVAEALTAVLAAPHGMVLATGPTGSGKTTTLYAALRRLNLAERKIVTLEDPIEYRLDGVNQIQVNPRIGLGFANLLRSVLRHDPDVIMVGEIRDEETARLAVQAALTGHLVLSTLHTNDAPGAAARLMDMGIEPYLLSASLRAVLAQRLVRRLCPECGGKERVEEVAATRLGLPSGSEIGKAVGCPRCHQTGYRGRLVLSEIMPMDELLEAAIAGRADASRLRSVLDKDLSMLADARRRLLAGETTAGEVLAVLGGARA
- a CDS encoding GNAT family N-acetyltransferase, translating into MPSLNFRRAIESDLPTIIEMLADDELGRQREDISVPVAECYRQAFSAISKDANQYLAVVEMDGAVIGTLQLSFLPGLSHQGLWRGQIESVRISSKARGGGIGRQMLDWAIATCKERGCRIIQLTSDKSRNDAIRFYESLGFTASHEGFKLKV
- a CDS encoding type II secretion system F family protein, with the protein product MRGDLRLFFRQLSTLLDAGLPADRAFRVLAGDRAMAGLAGVAGKIAARLEAGESLSSAIGEAGEPFDGFDRAVIAASEKTGELGPGIAALARHHETRHADREKLRTALTYPAVLTVAAIGAITALMVFVIPRFEPIFRQGGTDMPALTQGLLTLSEAVRDYGWIALVLAGTLLAGLFTPAGRRQADEALLRMPVFGRLLESIEIERWTRGLSLLAGRGVPLPDALVVASALFSNGVMREAAEQLAARVREGRTLSAAAAESGRFPDAALQLIRIGEESGSLDLMLARTADYHGEEARGRLTRLTALIEPFIIIVLGGVVATVVIALMLTVTSLNDAML
- a CDS encoding CHASE2 domain-containing protein; the encoded protein is MKILGGKKLQLIFPLLILLSAVGFRIADPILLEEFRLRIFDNYQRLAPRPYQDAPVVVIDIDEETLKRHGQWPWPRIEVAELVQRLSDHGAALIAYDVVFSEPDRTSPSRLLGDLASRDATGQVWNLIRESGALDHDLHFAETMAAIPAATVAGFILTQQDTGSAPPSRAGFAMAGDDPIQFLTDFEGAVANLKPIDEAATGIGSLNAITDSDGVVRRVPMLVAHKGKLYPSLTAEILRVAQGASTFVVKSSGASGEEAFGEATGIVEIKVGELVLPTDKGGRVLLHDSGPVAARSLPAWQVMAAEQPLPRLEGAIALIGTSAVGLKDQQTTPLDPNAAGVTVHAQILEQAFYGDFLHRPDWADGLEVLLLLFLGLLIVLLFALPQIATLPATIFSLGIVGGGVAASWYAYTDQNLLLDPIYPGIMGIAVYTSASFLRFVSTERERKQIRTAFGQYMAPALIERLAEDPGQLRLGGEIRPLTLLFCDIRGFTTISERLNAEELTHLINCFLTPMTNIIMSREGTIDKYMGDCIMAFWNAPLDVPEHGRLGVDSALAMRERLVLLNSELKLEAAAKKQPDIELGIGIGLNSGEACVGNVGSDQRFDYSALGDTVNLASRLEGQCKTYGVEIVISESTKDEVPDYAVLELDLITVKGKTVPIRIFTVLGDREKAANPTFRSLTGDNAAMIAAYREKCWDDAAEYAASARRLAAELGEKLDEFYGLYDLRIAEAKENPPPDDWDGVYVSRTK
- the gspG gene encoding type II secretion system major pseudopilin GspG, whose amino-acid sequence is MNRTKRKRQGDEGFTLLELLVVLVILGLLAALVGPRVMGVLGKAKGDVAAAQMENLATALDLLHLDTGRYPSTEEGLAALVSRPSGMGRWNGPYLQGEEVPLDPWSRAYDYRQPGGNGAPYRLTSFGADGAPGGEGEDADLSRP